In a single window of the Euleptes europaea isolate rEulEur1 chromosome 4, rEulEur1.hap1, whole genome shotgun sequence genome:
- the ANKRA2 gene encoding ankyrin repeat family A protein 2, whose translation MESSTNLDVGAQLIVEDCATSYSLSHMPDIKVEHHLDSSVEEGPAQSVAMGMKFILPNRFDMNVCSRFVKSLNEEDSKNIQDQVNSDLEVASVLFKAECNIHTSPSPGIQVRHVYTPSTTKHFSPIKQSTTLTNKHRGNEVSTTPLLVNSLSIHQLAAQGEMLYLATRIEQENVINHTDEEGFTPLMWAAAHGQIAVVEFLLQNSADPQILGKGRESALSLACSKGYTDIVKMLLDCGVDVNEYDWNGGTPLLYAVHGNHVKCVKILLEHGADPTTETDSGYNSMDLAVALGHRSVQQVIESHLLMLLQNVKE comes from the exons ATGGAATCGTCAACAAATCTAGATGTTGGGGCCCAGCTAATTGTGGAGGACTGTGCTACCAGCTACAGCCTGTCTCACATGCCAGATATTAAAGTGGAGCATCACCTTGATTCCAGTGTTGAGGAAGGACCGGCCCAGAGTGTTGCTATGGGAATGAAATTCATCTTGCCCAATAGGTTTGACATGAATGTCTGTTCCCGGTTTGTGAAGTCCTTGAATGAAGAAGACAGCAAAAACATTCAAGATCAagtgaactctgaccttgaagtGGCATCAGTGTTATTCAAAG CTGAATGCAATATCCATACGTCTCCTTCTCCTGGGATTCAAGTCAGACATGTCTACACCCCATCAACTACTAAACATTTTTCACCCATAAAACAGTCCACCACTTTAACTAATAAGCACAGAGGAAATGAAGTCTCTACAACACCTTTGCTAGTTAACT ctcTCTCTATTCACCAGCTGGCAGCTCAAGGGGAAATGTTATATCTAGCCACACGCATAGAGCAAG AAAATGTAATCAACCATACAGATGAAGAAGGCTTTACCCCTCTGATGTGGGCTGCAGCCCATGGGCAGATAGCAGTGGTAGAATTTCTCCTTCAAAAT AGTGCAGACCCACAGATCCTGGGGAAGGGGCGAGAAAGTGCTCTCTCATTGGCCTGTAGTAAAGGATACACAGACATTGTCAAGATGTTGCTTGACTGTGGAGTTGATGTCAATGAGTATGACTGG AATGGTGGCACACCCTTGCTCTACGCTGTACATGGAAACCATGTGAAATGCGTCAAAATACTCTTAG AGCATGGTGCTGATCCAACTACAGAAACAGACTCTGGATATAATTCCATGGATTTGGCTGTAGCCCTAGGCCATCGTAGTG TTCAACAGGTGATTGAGTCTCATTTATTAATGCTTCTTCAAAATGTCAAGGAATAA